A window from Drosophila kikkawai strain 14028-0561.14 chromosome 2L, DkikHiC1v2, whole genome shotgun sequence encodes these proteins:
- the vir-1 gene encoding retrotransposon Gag-like protein 5 isoform X1 has translation MDQLQEMMASVQKEVEKEEALEEEHQEKESMEMMKEKEREEFDSSDDEDAETTTPVVMSETFNDEWAEFDQDQEQDQDHQLDIEGDFENDLNNDIDIGIEENFVPVDLSNDIAVNDVAAADPDFPHNPDAEVFAPPTLIKAMPMFEKLSLSEPSK, from the coding sequence ATGGATCAGCTGCAGGAAATGATGGCATCCGTCCAAAAGGAAgtggagaaggaggaggcaTTGGAAGAGGAGCACCAGGAGAAGGAGTCCATGGAGATGATGAAGGAGAAAGAGCGTGAGGAATTCGATTCCTCTGATGATGAAGACGCCGAAACCACAACGCCCGTTGTAATGAGCGAAACCTTCAACGATGAGTGGGCTGAATTCGATCAGGATCAAGAACAGGATCAGGATCACCAACTGGACATCGAGGGAGATTTCGAAAACGATCTGAACAATGATATCGATATCGGCATCGAGGAGAACTTTGTGCCCGTCGATCTGTCCAACGACATAGCGGTGAACGATGTGGCTGCTGCCGATCCTGATTTTCCGCATAATCCCGATGCCGAGGTGTTTGCGCCACCGACTCTCATTAAGGCCATGCCGATGTTCGAGAAGCTCTCATTATCAGAGCCCTCCAAGTGA
- the Pkd2 gene encoding polycystin-2-like protein 2 produces the protein MSQKDQDEKPPGGPPPSPRRHRTPATPSDVTSAPPPPMVAKRSFKDVEAPTTSSRVRRPASPSFIGPGVQSPRKMTGKVVPDSGPLSSRRASMPDAGPSDISSQETTTARTKATQPKITFRVDPNYPAIIVPDSGGLSSRVKAFGHVASSQPTTRDTGPDSGRSSSPAKTSGPKAFQQATIREPGPDSERSSSPVKSFGHVAPSQATTRDTGPSTSGRVPKSSHRVSFPTSSAHETTTDRSHSPRKTIQDGELSTSAEGMKMEVSTTPRKTRATQPKQTVRVDSAAPSDVPVITVPDSGRSSSRVKSSGQVVSSQPTTRDTGPDSGRSSSPARASGPVANSQETIRGTGPDSGRSSSPVKTSGPVASSQASIRDNGPSTSARVPKSSLRFPTSSALEAAAGRSPSPRVTIQEAGQSTAAGGMNMGAVKTDIDRGGLKQRLFKKKTTETTTQPTQVDRQPQRVSIIPGQNRAKTTRILYTNDEEVRDALIEFTVFIIFLILTSLVTLSVRHSYMFYFNDTMKKLFTTRDLVIAPSVTINFEKQITVPDWWDYLIYNFLITLHGDLTLADKENTTATTEPPEEEEEEVSFDISQPGMGEDKKNMKPAGENSWDPGVDGKAAASDVPKPDQHARSPMDFKWKPIAVPRPGSQHKRPKHIHNISDNHLEGRIFLYENLLLGPPRIRQIRVRKDSCYVNDAFIRYFNTCYAAYSPRAEEKGEFKGIPYRTMSTLNAVPLWTVLSFYRSGGYVVDLTYVKNENLAIITDLKNNHWLDRGSRLCLVEFNLFNDNTNIFQSLKLIAEIPPTGGVIPQTHLQTVKQHSFFTDKDLVMSVVYIFWYVMVVYYTIYEITEISKSGFKNYIFSIINILDCIILLLCYLALVYNIWHTFWIKRFLEKAMTELTYQSLDVLCFFNIIYVDLMAILAFLVWIKIFKFISFNKTLVQFTTTLKRCSKDLAGFSLMFGIVFLAYAQLGLLLFGTKHPDFRNFITSILTMIRMILGDFQYNLIEQANRVLGPIYFLTYILLVFFILLNMFLAIIMETYNTVKSEITHGTSHLGTYIYNKIMGILYIIIHCGRKRRRTEPAAAEEAEEETKTAQEEPEEIHKNLTETEARYFQEIPPGENKELVRLTNRVSLLEEILEKLITNMDDILKRVEKERTNRKK, from the exons ATGTCGCAGAAAGATCAAGATGAGAAGCCGCCGGGCGGGCCACCTCCGTCGCCGCGTAGGCACAGGACACCGGCGACTCCGAGCGACGTGACTTCCGCTCCCCCTCCACCTATGGTGGCAAAACGAAGTTTTAAAGACGTGGAAGCACCGACCACCTCTAGCAGGGTCCGTCGCCCAGCCTCGCCTTCATTTATTGGTCCTGGAGTTCAATCACCAAGAAAAATGACTGGAAAGGTTGTGCCCGATTCGGGTCCATTGTCATCGAGAAGGGCAAGTATGCCAGATGCTGGGCCCTCTGACATCTCCAGCCAAGAGACAACGACAGCTCGAACTAAGGCTACACAACCAAAAATAACTTTTCGAGTTGATCCTAATTATCCTGCAATAATTGTGCCCGATTCCGGAGGATTATCATCCCGTGTCAAGGCCTTTGGCCATGTGGCCTCTTCACAACCAACAACTCGAGATACTGGACCCGATTCCGGAAGATCATCATCGCCAGCCAAGACCTCTGGTCCTAAGGCCTTTCAACAAGCAACTATCAGAGAGCCCGGACCCGATTCCGAAAGATCATCATCGCCTGTCAAGAGCTTTGGTCATGTTGCCCCTTCACAGGCAACTACTCGAGATACCGGACCATCGACATCAGGCCGGGTACCCAAATCTAGCCATCGGGTTTCATTTCCAACGTCCTCGGCTCATGAGACCACCACTGATAGAAGTCATTCTCCCCGGAAAACGATTCAGGATGGCGAACTATCTACATCAGCTGAAGGTATGAAAATGGAGGTTTCCACGACACCTCGGAAAACCAGGGCTACACAACCGAAACAAACTGTTCGAGTTGattctgctgctccttctgatGTTCCTGTAATAACTGTGCCCGATTCCGGACGATCATCATCCCGTGTTAAGTCCTCTGGCCAAGTGGTCTCTTCACAACCAACAACTCGAGATACTGGACCCGATTCCGGAAGGTCATCATCGCCTGCCAGGGCCTCTGGTCCTGTGGCCAATTCACAAGAAACAATTCGAGGTACCGGACCAGATTCCGGAAGATCATCATCGCCTGTCAAGACCTCTGGTCCTGTGGCCTCTTCACAAGCATCTATTCGAGATAACGGACCATCAACGTCGGCCCGGGTACCCAAATCTAGCCTTCGGTTTCCAACGTCCTCGGCCTTGGAGGCCGCCGCTGGTAGAAGTCCCTCTCCACGGGTAACTATTCAGGAGGCAGGACAATCGACAGCCGCTGGAGGTATGAATATGGGGGCTGTCAAGACCGACATCGACAGGGGCGGGCTCAAGCAACGCCTCTTTAAGAAAAAGACAACGGAGACGACCACCCAACCGACACAGGTAGATCGACAGCCACAACGAGTATCAATTATTCCTGGCCAGAACAGGGCCAAGACTACCCGCATCCTTTACACCAATGATGAGGAAGTGCGCGATGCCCTTATTGAGTTCACCGTGTTTATTATATTCCTGATCCTAACATCGCTGG TCACCCTGTCGGTGCGCCACTCGTACATGTTCTACTTCAACGACACAATGAAGAAGCTCTTCACCACCCGTGATCTGGTAATTGCTCCCTCGGTCACCATTAACTTTGAAAAGCAAATCACAGTGCCGGATTGGTGGGACTATTTGATCTACAACTTTTTGATAACACTCCACGGCGACTTGACATTAGCGGATAAGGAAAATACGACGGCGACAACAGAACCACctgaggaagaagaagaagaagtatCTTTTGATATAAGCCAACCAGGGATGGGGGaggacaaaaaaaatatgaagcCAGCAGGAGAAAACTCCTGGGATCCCGGCGTGGACGGGAAGGCGGCCGCTAGTGATGTCCCGAAGCCGGATCAGCATGCGCGTTCGCCAATGGATTTTAAATGGAAGCCGATAGCGGTACCGAGGCCAGGATCCCAACACAAAAGACCGAagcatatacataatataagtGACAACCATTTGGAG GGGCGTATCTTTCTGTACGAGAACCTGTTGCTGGGTCCTCCGCGAATCCGGCAAATCCGCGTGCGAAAGGACAGCTGCTATGTAAACGACGCCTTCATCCGGTACTTTAACACCTGCTATGCCGCCTACTCTCCGAGAGCCGAGGAGAAGGGTGAATTCAAGGGAATACCGTACAGGACGATGTCGACCCTGAACGCTGTGCCGCTTTGGACAGTGCTGTCTTTCTACCGTTCCGGCGGGTACGTGGTTGATCTGACCTACGTTAAGAATGAAAACCTGGCTATCATCACCGATTTGAAGAACAATCACTGGCTTGATCGGGGCTCCCGACTCTGTCTGGTGGAGTTCAATTTGTTTAATGATAATACGAATATCTTTCAGAGCTTAAA ATTAATTGCGGAGATTCCGCCAACGGGCGGTGTCATACCCCAGACCCATCTGCAGACGGTCAAGCAGCATTCCTTCTTCACGGACAAAGACTTGGTGATGTCGGTAGTCTATATATTCTGGTACGTCATGGTAGTATACTACACCATTTACGAGATAACTGAAATAAGCAAGTCTGGcttcaaaaattatatattttccattataAATATACTCGATTGTATTATACTGCTG CTATGTTACCTGGCCTTGGTTTACAACATTTGGCACACTTTTTGGATAAAAAGATTCCTCGAAAAGGCCATGACGGAGTTGACCTATCAAAGTTTGGACGTGCTCTGTTTCTTTAATATTATCTATGTGGACTTGATGGCTATTCTGGCGTTTTTAGTATGGATCAAAATATTCAAGTTCATCAGTTTCAACAAGACCCTTGTGCAGTTCACAACGACTCTCAAAAGG TGCTCGAAAGACCTGGCTGGCTTTAGTCTTATGTTTGGAATTGTGTTTCTGGCCTATGCCCAGTTGGGTTTACTCTTATTTGGCACCAAACATCCCGATTTTCGCAATTTCATTACCTCAATTTTGACCATGATTAGGATGATTCTCGGCGACTTTCAGTACAATCTCATTGAGCAAGCCAATAGAGTTTTGGGTCCCATTTATTTCCTCACCTACATTCTGCTTGTGTTCTTCATTTTGTTG AACATGTTCCTTGCTATTATAATGGAGACCTACAATACGGTGAAGAGTGAGATCACCCATGGAACCAGCCACTTGGGCACCTATATCTATAACAAAATAATGGGTATACTCTACATTATCATTCACTGCGGCCGGAAGCGCCGACGCACCGAGCCGGCCGCTGCAGAGGAAGCCGAGGAAGAGACCAAGACCGCCCAGGAAGAACCCGAGGAGATTCACAAGAACTTGACAGAAACAGA GGCTCGCTACTTTCAGGAAATTCCGCCAGGAGAAAATAAGGAGTTGGTTcg TTTAACTAATCGGGTGAGCCTGCTTGAGGAAATTCTGGAGAAATTAATCACCAACATGGATGACATTCTAAAGCGCGTTGAGAAGGAGAGAACCAATAGAAAGAAATAA